Below is a window of Haloglycomyces albus DSM 45210 DNA.
CGGGCGAGTCAGTCGGGCGATCGTTTCGACGGGGTCGACGACTCCGGTGGGATTGTCGGGCCGCGTGAGTAGGACGAAGTCCGAATCGGAGGGTATGGCGTCGGGATCGAACGTCCAGTCGTCCTTGCGGCGTAGGTGTCGGTGCACTGGAACGCCGTTTCGGCGCAGCGCGGCCTCACCTTCGGTAAAGGTCGGGTGGACGACCGTGGCCAGCCGGGGACGTAGAACGCGGGCAAGTAGTTCAAAGCCTTCGGCGGCACCGTTGAGGATGACCCCCTCTTCAGGGTGCCGCCCATGCCGAGCAGTCACGTTCTGCTGCGCGACCTCCATGTGCGGGTACCCGTTCACTCCGGCGACGGCACGCACCAGCCGTTCGGTCAGCCACGGCGGCGGGCCGGACTCCACATTGACGGCCAGGTCGACGCAACCCTCGGGGACTTGACGATCACCGTGGTCGGCGAGCGGTTCGGTGACGTCCGACGGGGAGGAGGGAGGAGGAGCGGTCGGCACCGCTTCCGTTTCCACGACCCGACCATGCACGATCAGTCGGGCCGTATTCGCATATTGGGAGATCAGGGCGCATACGTCACCGTGGAGGTCCACCCAGCGGCGCACCACCGAGTCCATTGGCAGCAAACCCCAGCCCGGCTGCCCGGCGACGACGATGACGTTCCCGGGGCGTTCGGCGGCGAGGCGGACCCAGTCCCGGACCGTGTCAAGGAGTTCCCGCTCCGCCGAGGTGGACCGGCCCGAATCGCTCCACATCCCCTTCTCGTCCATCCAACCGGTCAGCCAGTTGTCCACGTCGTCGAACAGGATCGTCGCCTCAGCGGGCACCGTGGTGAGCACCTCGGACACGTTCAGCGATTCCACGGTGTGCCATCCGTCCGGGCGGCGCTCGCGGTGACGAGCAATTCGTTCGGCCATCTCAGGATCGCTGGCACGGCCTGTGGCCAGGTAGTACACCTCGTCCGCGTCGATGAGCGACTCGGCATGCTCGCTTTTTCCCGACCGAGTGCCTCCGGAGATGAATGTCAGTGTCATGGGCTCGCTTTCGATACTGCTGCTGGGCCGTCGTCCCTATCGGCTAGTGATGGTGATGACCGTGGTGATGGTCGTGGTGGCCGTGGGTGTGATCGTCGTCGGGGTGGAAATGCAGGGTCTGCGGGGCGCCCACCTGGTGTTCAAAACCCGGCAAGGTGGCTCGATACAGGCAGGTGTCGCAATTGGCACGTGCCTGTCCGGCGACGGCTTCGTCGGCCCGCGTCCAGACCAGTTCGGCCACCACTTGTTCGGGGCCGAAGTAGTCGGCGTGCGCCACCGTCACCTCCGGGTTCCGCTCGGCCCACTCATCGGCCTGTTGCCGAATCCGCCGTTCCAGCACTCCGGTGAAGAGGAAATACGGAGTGACCACCGCTTGTGACACTCCCAGGGCCTTCATACGATCCAGGCAAGCGGTTACGGACGGTTCGGCGAGACTGACGAATCCGGCTTCCACCTCCTGCCACGGGCGGCCTTCCCACAACAGCCGAGCCACTTTGGCCAGATCGGCGTTGGCGTCCGGGTCGGTGGTACCGCGCCCGATCAGAGCAACCCCGCTGCGTTCGCGCTGTTCTTCGGGCACGGCGTTGCACAGGCGCTCGTCGATCGCTTCGATGAGTTCGGGGCGCACACCCAGCGGGGACGCGTAACTGAAGTTCACCTGGGGATGCCGGCGCCGCTGTAGTTCCATCGCCGCCGGGATGTCTCCCTTGGAATGCCCCGCCCCCAGAAGCATGAGTGGCACTACGGTGATGTCGGTGACGCCGTCGGCCACGGCATCGGCGACGGTGTCGCTGATGGGCGGAGGACAGAGCTCCAGAAATCCCATTTCGACCCGTACGTCCGGGCGGAGGTTGCGGACACTTTGTACCAATTTGTGGCATTCGGCCTGCCCCTCGGCATCGACCGTTCCGTGTCCTACGATCATGACCATGTGGCTCATTCCTCAAGCCCCTTCCTTTTGAGAGCGGTCGATATACAACAAGGCGTTGACGCAACTCGCGGCCACCGCTGAACCGCCGAGCTCGGACATGTTGGAGACGGCGGGGAGCGGTGACTCCCGTAGCGCCTCTTTGGACTCCACCGCCCCCACGAAGCCGACCGGTAGGCCGACGACCAGTGACGGATTTTTTACATAGGACAGAATCGCCTCCAAGGCGGTGGGGGCGTTGCCCACCACCCAGACGGCACCGTCGTCGACGTGATCGGCCGCCCACCGGATCGCGGCCGCACTGCGAGTCAAACCCCAGCGGTGTGCCAAATCCGGTATTTCCGCGTTCTGCAACGGAACATGAACCTCGGTCGACGTGATCCCCGCCGCCACCATGCGGCTGTCGGCCACGATCGGCGCACCGTTCGCCAAGGCCTCCCAGGCGGCGGCCAGATTTGGTTCGTTCATCACCAATTCCTCGGCATATCGCACGTCGGCGGCGGAATGAACGATCCGTTCGGTGATCGCCCGAGACAGAGGAGGCAGGTGCGACAGATCGCAGCGTTTCCGCAATCGGCGCATACTTTCCTTCTCGATCTCATGGACGACGTCACGTCCCATGCGTCGCACGGAGCACCTCCTGAATCGGATAAATGGCTTCAGCCGGACAAACCTCGGCGCATTCCCCGCAGCCGTCGCAGACGTCGTCGAGAATCCGCACCGGAGGTGAGATCCCGGGAGGATTGATACGTAGGCAGCGCAGGTGACACGTCCGCAGGCACGCCCCGCAGGCGGTGCAGGCGGAGGTGACGACGAACCAGGGATCAGCGCTCATGGCTCTCCCGATACCCGCGTGGAGTGACCATGCGTCCCGCACTGTGGCGAGTACGTGAGTTACCCACCAGCACCACCGTCGTCATATGGACTGAATCGACGTCCATATCCGCCAGAGTGGTGTGGACGACCTCCTGATCAGGGCGTTCGGCGTCACTGACGATGCCGACCGGGGTGTCGGGGGAACGATGTTCGAGCAGGATGTGGCGTGCGCGCTCCAGCTGCCAGCGACGCCCGCGCGACCGTGGATTGTAGAAGGCGAGCGCGAAATCGCCCTCCGCGGCCGAGCGCACGCGCCGCTCGATCAGTTCCCACGGGGTCAACAGGTCGGAAAGGGAGATATGACAGTGGTCGTGGCCGAACGGAGCTCCCAGGACTCCGGCGGCGGCCAACGAGGCGGTCACTCCGGGAACGACGACGACCTCGATATCGGCTCCGGCGATCTCCAGCGTCGGCGAGGCCATCGCGTATACCCCGACGTCTCCGGAACCGACCATGGCGACGGCGGCGCCCGAACGTGCCGCCTCGACCGCGAAGCGGGCGCGTTTTTCCTCTTCACCCAAAGCGAACCGCTCGACTCGGGTGCCTTGGCGAATCCAACGTTTGGCCGCGTCCAGGTAGGCCCCGTAACCGACGACGATCTCCGCCTGTGCCAGTTCCTCCTGCGCGCGGGGCGTGGTCAGATCGTCCGAACCCGGGCCCAGCGACACCATGGCCAGGCGTCCGCGCGGTAGGCGGCGTGCCACCGCCACCGTGGCCATCGCACTGCGTTGCTTGGGCACGATCAATTCGTCGCCGTGGCAGAGTGCCGCCGCTTCGCTCACCGAAGGTGTTCCGACGGCGTTTTCCACCACGGTGGATGGATGGGGCACGTCCTGTGCTTTCAGTTCTTCGGGCGTGTGGCACCGTACCGGCCATCCGCGTTCGGCCGCGGCGGTGAGGATACCGTCTTCGTCGCTTTTAGCCGTCACCGTGGCGATTTCGGAGACCGAAGCCGGCGAGAGGTTCGCCTGAGCCAGAGTCGTGTCGATGAGTTCGCCGACCTCGGCGGCACTCACCCCTCGCGACGAACCCACCCCGAGCACCAGGCTCTGTGGACGCAACCACACGGTGGGAACCGTCGTGTCGCTGAGCCTATCGCTGATGCGGATCTGCGGGCAGGTGGAATCGTCGCTGACCCGGTAGGGTAGGTTTCCGGTCGGCCACTCCAGATCGCGCACCACGTGAACAGCGCCGCCGTCCACCACATGGGCACCTACGGCGGCGACGTCACCTTCGACTCGGCAGCCGAATCGTTCCCCGAGTCGTCCCAGGTCGGGGAGATCGACCTGTTCGGAGGCGGTGGTGATCACCGGCGTCGTCGACAGGTGGTCGGCAATGCGGCGTGCGAGCTCGTTTGCGCCGCCTTCATGACCGCCAAGGAGCGACACGACGTGGCGGCCTTCGTCGTCGACGCAGACCACCCCGGGATCGGTTTTCTTCGATTCCAGGTACGGTGCGATGAGGCGCACCGCGGCACCGCTGGCCATCACCATGACCAGGGCGTTCGAATTCGACCAGGCGTGCCGCAGTGCCGGTTTCGGGCTTTGTTCGGCGACGTGCGCGTCGAGGTGATCGCCCAGTCGG
It encodes the following:
- a CDS encoding bifunctional adenosylcobinamide kinase/adenosylcobinamide-phosphate guanylyltransferase → MTLTFISGGTRSGKSEHAESLIDADEVYYLATGRASDPEMAERIARHRERRPDGWHTVESLNVSEVLTTVPAEATILFDDVDNWLTGWMDEKGMWSDSGRSTSAERELLDTVRDWVRLAAERPGNVIVVAGQPGWGLLPMDSVVRRWVDLHGDVCALISQYANTARLIVHGRVVETEAVPTAPPPSSPSDVTEPLADHGDRQVPEGCVDLAVNVESGPPPWLTERLVRAVAGVNGYPHMEVAQQNVTARHGRHPEEGVILNGAAEGFELLARVLRPRLATVVHPTFTEGEAALRRNGVPVHRHLRRKDDWTFDPDAIPSDSDFVLLTRPDNPTGVVDPVETIARLTRPGRTVVVDEAFIEFLPQPDQLASRRDIPGLVTIHSLTKLWGMAGLRVGYALADPVLSARLRAARQPWPVNSLALEAVHSVCDAEQTRRGRAEDVATRRNYLYKRLQEIKDLEVWPGHANYLLIRTAVTDLRERLLHEGFAARRGETFPGLDRHYLRLAVRDESISAALTEAMTRVLTSQ
- a CDS encoding sirohydrochlorin chelatase, with product MVMIVGHGTVDAEGQAECHKLVQSVRNLRPDVRVEMGFLELCPPPISDTVADAVADGVTDITVVPLMLLGAGHSKGDIPAAMELQRRRHPQVNFSYASPLGVRPELIEAIDERLCNAVPEEQRERSGVALIGRGTTDPDANADLAKVARLLWEGRPWQEVEAGFVSLAEPSVTACLDRMKALGVSQAVVTPYFLFTGVLERRIRQQADEWAERNPEVTVAHADYFGPEQVVAELVWTRADEAVAGQARANCDTCLYRATLPGFEHQVGAPQTLHFHPDDDHTHGHHDHHHGHHHH
- a CDS encoding precorrin-8X methylmutase, which gives rise to MGRDVVHEIEKESMRRLRKRCDLSHLPPLSRAITERIVHSAADVRYAEELVMNEPNLAAAWEALANGAPIVADSRMVAAGITSTEVHVPLQNAEIPDLAHRWGLTRSAAAIRWAADHVDDGAVWVVGNAPTALEAILSYVKNPSLVVGLPVGFVGAVESKEALRESPLPAVSNMSELGGSAVAASCVNALLYIDRSQKEGA
- a CDS encoding 4Fe-4S binding protein produces the protein MSADPWFVVTSACTACGACLRTCHLRCLRINPPGISPPVRILDDVCDGCGECAEVCPAEAIYPIQEVLRATHGT
- the cobJ gene encoding precorrin-3B C(17)-methyltransferase; the encoded protein is MNTQITVIAATNRGRRLAARLGDHLDAHVAEQSPKPALRHAWSNSNALVMVMASGAAVRLIAPYLESKKTDPGVVCVDDEGRHVVSLLGGHEGGANELARRIADHLSTTPVITTASEQVDLPDLGRLGERFGCRVEGDVAAVGAHVVDGGAVHVVRDLEWPTGNLPYRVSDDSTCPQIRISDRLSDTTVPTVWLRPQSLVLGVGSSRGVSAAEVGELIDTTLAQANLSPASVSEIATVTAKSDEDGILTAAAERGWPVRCHTPEELKAQDVPHPSTVVENAVGTPSVSEAAALCHGDELIVPKQRSAMATVAVARRLPRGRLAMVSLGPGSDDLTTPRAQEELAQAEIVVGYGAYLDAAKRWIRQGTRVERFALGEEEKRARFAVEAARSGAAVAMVGSGDVGVYAMASPTLEIAGADIEVVVVPGVTASLAAAGVLGAPFGHDHCHISLSDLLTPWELIERRVRSAAEGDFALAFYNPRSRGRRWQLERARHILLEHRSPDTPVGIVSDAERPDQEVVHTTLADMDVDSVHMTTVVLVGNSRTRHSAGRMVTPRGYRESHER